The Oncorhynchus nerka isolate Pitt River unplaced genomic scaffold, Oner_Uvic_2.0 unplaced_scaffold_1905, whole genome shotgun sequence genome window below encodes:
- the LOC115120079 gene encoding uncharacterized protein LOC115120079 isoform X4, translating to MGLKPDADGVHPITKQYGSECGYMFSILPLPGHAELRASYFSCHTDNQDDEVFTFSFNLITTAASGVETTYTVNATCFLPLPWSPREVSCEENYMEVSMRSDVSCLSGTTDTWTAALAKAHSSATSTWQVMFQQEGQQLIPMSFSEARELGYVFHFTQGRLVFRSPYTPRSVMGSVSMINGSVVEVVHPILFSRQRWVVMMVDWIVACSINEGMYDGAGLVWQTPTLLSPLVSGLSGLESSKISMGVDGQLLDEPITAERGYSLDISDTTVQISIPFNAAGGYRKSFVMGNMYHEFYVVHLYYEQIFLDDCGVETRLRLHRPMNTPLLIQHLTIINQTVLEDRVFTVYLGNLSYDVDVVAVMLNGHNFTILDVNKSGLFITMVTQPNSTLHAYILRVPFEDAVVHKLYSPEGVLQFSMDINYTLVIMPQKEPFYYLASVVAQFNDVFPPVFKGVCNEKSISFLMDHKPFDYLWEVGVGPYILTTNLAAKRGYIMQNDSKSLNLEVPLFSVGYTYKDINLKQFYGSFEIHSRLPKTLEVKSSLAKACLFQTTEVIVCSTEGVVTVVTDVTLAIPGTEPNGTFLLDSTCRPEETDDTRALFSFGLHTCGTRVQVDHQHVTYENDINVEHKSQSVNAPVKTRDTASVVTVRCVYPLSDLYKLFAYWRFEADSPGVGTILTREAVKTFQATFPPTTRRPLTSTTTSNTGLSPGREMPGIQPRAKYVKVFSWQMNQPKGTT from the exons ATGGGCTTGAAACCAG ATGCTGATGGTGTTCACCCCATCACTAAGCAGTATGGGTCAGAGTGTGGCTACATGTTCAGTATCCTCCCTCTGCCTGGCCATGCTGAACTCAGAGCCTCCTACTTCTCCTGCCACACTGACAACCAG GATGATGAGGTGTTCACTTTTAGCTTTAACTTGATCACAACTGCTGCAAGTGGAGTGGAAACCACCTACACTGTGAATGCAACCTGCTTCCTCCCTCTACCCTGGTCCCCCAGAGAAGTCAGCTGTGAGGAGAACTATATGGAG GTGTCAATGAGGAGTGACGTTTCTTGTCTGTCTGGTACAACGGATACCTGGACTGCTGCCCTTGCTAAA GCCCACAGCTCTGCCACGTCTACCTGGCAGGTGATGTTCCAGCAGGAGGGACAGCAGCTGATTCCCATGTCATTCTCAGAGGCTCGGGAGCTGGGCTACGTGTTCCACTTCACCCAGGGGAGACTGGTGTTCCGCTCACCCTACACACCACGGTCTGTCATGGGGTCTGTCTCCATG ATCAATGGTTCAGTGGTGGAGGTGGTCCATCCCATACTGTTCTCCAGGCAGAGATGGGTGGTTATGATGGTGGACTGGATTGTTGCGTGCAGCATAA ATGAAGGGATGTATGATGGGGCGGGGCTGGTCTGGCAGACCCCCACTCTGCTGTCCCCGCTGGTCTCTGGCCTCTCTGGGTTGGAGAGCAGCAAGATCTCAATGGGGGTGGATGGGCAGCTCCTGGATGAGCCCATCACAGCAGAGCGAGGCTACAGCCTGGACATCAGTGACACCACTGTCCAGATCAGCATCCCCTTCAATGCTGCCGGAGGATACAGAAAA agctttgtgatgggcaACATGTACCATGAGTTCTATGTGGTCCATCTCTACTATGAACAAATCTTTCTTGATGACTGTGGTGTGGAGACCAGACTCCGCCTCCACAGGCCCATGAACACACCCCTTCTGATCCAGCACCTCACCATCATTAACC aaacagTCCTTGAGGATCGTGTGTTTACTGTTTACCTGGGGAACCTCTCCTACGATGTTGACGTGGTGGCTGTGATGCTCAATGGTCACAACTTCACCATACTAGACGTGAATAAAAGTGGCCTCTTCATAACCATGGTCACCCAGCCCAATAGTACCCTACATGCCTACATTctcagggtgccatttgaggatGCAGTTGTTCACAAGCTG TACTCTCCAGAGGGGGTTCTTCAGTTCTCGATGGACATCAACTACACGTTGGTCATCATGCCTCAAAAGGAGCCCTTCTACTACCTGGCCTCAGTCGTGGCTCAGTTCAATGATGTCT TTCCTCCGGTCTTCAAAGGCGTCTGCAATGAGAAAAGCATCAGTTTCTTAATGGACCATAAGCCATTTGACTACCTGTGGGAGGTGGGTGTTGGCCCCTACATTCTGACCACAAATCTGGCAGCCAAGCGGGGCTACATCATGCAGAATGACAGCAAGAGTCTGAACCTGGAAGTGCCCCTCTTCTCTGTTGGCTACACTTATAAG GACATCAATTTGAAGCAGTTCTACGGCTCATTTGAAATTCACTCACGACTTCCTAAGACCTTGGAGGTCAAGAGTTCCTTGGCCAAAGCTTGTCTCTTCCAGACTACTGAGGTCATAG TGTGTTCCACTGAAGGGGTGGTGACAGTGGTTACTGATGTGACTCTGGCCATCCCTGGCACTGAACCCAACGGAACCTTTCTCCTGGACTCCACCTGCAGGCCTGAAGAGACGGATGACACCAGGGCTCTCTTTAGCTTTGGACTCCACACCTGTGGTACCAGGGTCCAG GTTGACCATCAGCATGTTACCTACGAAAATGATATCAACGTTGAGCACAAGAGCCAATCTGTGAACGCACCAGTCAAAACCAGGGATACTGCCTCTGT GGTGACAGTTCGGTGTGTCTATCCACTGAGTGACCTATACAAGCTGTTTGCATATTGGCGGTTTGAGGCAGACTCTCCAGGAGTTGGCACCATCTTGACTAGAGAAGCTGTAAAAA CATTTCAGGCCACCTTTCCACCCACCACCAGAAGACCGTTGACCTCCACAACTACTTCCAACACAGGCCTTAGTCCTGGGAGGGAAATGCCTGGCATCCAACCTAGGGCTAAATACGTCAAAGTCTTCAGCTGGCAAATGAACCAACCTAAAGGAACCACTTAG